In one window of Chitinophagales bacterium DNA:
- a CDS encoding M1 family metallopeptidase, which yields MNAKLFIGSACLTLLCNLGSAQLLQTNKSFTRQDTLRGSLNAERNSWDVQQYHVQVKPDFASKTIAGVTRIVYKAISPVYTMQVDLQQPLIIDSILHRNKSVSFVREGNVAHVKLIDSAIRIKFKPGVTDSITVYYHGKPREAVRPPWDGGWIWRKDDQGRPWMSVACQGLGASVWYPCKDHQSDEPDQGASLTMIVPDTLVAVGNGRLASNTSANGLATYTWKVKNPINSYNIIPYIGKYVSWKDTLNGENGKLDLQYWVLDYEKAKAEKQFTQVKPMLRAFEYWMGPYPFYADGYQLVQSPHLGMEHQSAIAYGNKFLNGYLGRDLSGTGWGSKWDFIIVHESGHEWFANNITTKDIADMWVHEGFTNYSETLFIDYYHGTEAGNDYNKGIRKNIANDKNIIGIYGVNEEGSGDMYYKASNMIHSIRHIMHDDNRFRNMIRGLNKDFYHSTVTTEQVEQYISKAAGINLSKVFDQYLRTTQIPVLEYEWNADSTRLAYRWSNCIAGFDMPLSLGNIQLQPNTQWQSIVVDADKRPWLHKDYIERMYYIKTASATKP from the coding sequence ATGAATGCAAAACTTTTCATAGGCAGTGCCTGCTTGACACTGCTTTGCAACCTTGGTTCCGCACAACTCTTACAAACCAATAAAAGCTTTACCCGTCAGGATACCCTGCGTGGCAGCCTGAATGCAGAACGCAACAGTTGGGATGTGCAACAATACCATGTACAGGTAAAACCAGACTTTGCTTCAAAGACCATTGCCGGTGTTACACGCATCGTGTACAAAGCCATTAGTCCTGTGTACACTATGCAGGTTGATTTACAACAGCCATTGATCATCGATAGCATCCTGCATCGTAATAAATCAGTCTCCTTTGTGCGCGAAGGCAATGTTGCCCATGTGAAACTGATTGATTCTGCTATCCGCATCAAATTCAAGCCAGGCGTAACTGATTCCATCACGGTCTATTATCATGGCAAACCCAGAGAAGCCGTGCGCCCACCTTGGGATGGCGGTTGGATTTGGCGTAAAGATGATCAGGGCCGACCATGGATGAGTGTGGCTTGTCAGGGACTTGGTGCATCTGTTTGGTATCCTTGTAAAGACCACCAGAGCGATGAACCTGATCAAGGTGCGAGTTTGACGATGATTGTGCCAGATACATTGGTAGCGGTGGGTAATGGCCGACTCGCTTCCAACACATCTGCCAACGGATTGGCTACCTACACTTGGAAAGTGAAGAACCCTATTAATAGTTATAATATCATTCCCTATATCGGTAAATATGTTTCCTGGAAAGACACCCTGAATGGTGAGAACGGTAAACTTGATTTGCAATATTGGGTATTGGATTATGAAAAAGCAAAAGCTGAAAAGCAGTTTACGCAAGTAAAGCCTATGCTGCGGGCATTTGAATACTGGATGGGCCCCTATCCTTTTTATGCCGATGGCTATCAGTTGGTGCAGAGTCCGCACCTCGGCATGGAACACCAGAGCGCCATTGCTTATGGCAATAAATTTTTGAACGGCTATTTGGGTCGCGATTTAAGCGGTACAGGTTGGGGATCGAAATGGGATTTCATCATCGTGCATGAAAGCGGCCACGAATGGTTTGCCAACAATATCACCACCAAGGATATTGCGGATATGTGGGTGCACGAAGGCTTTACCAATTACAGCGAAACGCTCTTCATTGATTATTACCATGGAACAGAAGCAGGCAATGATTACAACAAGGGCATTCGTAAGAATATTGCCAATGATAAAAACATCATCGGTATTTATGGCGTAAATGAGGAAGGTAGCGGCGATATGTATTACAAAGCATCTAACATGATCCACAGCATTCGCCATATCATGCATGACGACAATCGTTTCCGCAACATGATTCGCGGACTCAACAAGGATTTCTACCACAGCACGGTAACCACTGAACAAGTAGAACAATACATCAGCAAAGCAGCTGGCATCAACTTGTCCAAAGTATTCGATCAATACCTGCGCACCACACAGATCCCAGTGCTGGAATATGAGTGGAATGCTGATAGTACGCGTCTCGCGTATCGCTGGAGCAATTGTATTGCTGGTTTTGATATGCCTTTATCCTTGGGCAATATCCAGCTGCAACCCAATACGCAATGGCAATCCATCGTTGTAGATGCAGATAAGCGCCCTTGGTTGCATAAAGATTATATCGAGCGGATGTATTATATCAAAACAGCCAGCGCAACAAAACCATAA
- a CDS encoding ABC transporter substrate-binding protein: MRARNKLTKLLKWINGLILLLVLGCVFACKQAGEQNKNVFSYNETTGIATLDPAFAKNQSIMWAVHQVYNTLVEIDTGLNIRPSLAHSWEISADRKVYTFHLRKDVRFHNDAAFPDGKGRLLTAADVVFSLQRIIDPKTASSGAWIFNGRIDPIAPFTALNDSTFQLKLLRPFQPILGILSMQYCSILPKEAVEKYGIEFRRHPVGTGPFRFVSWEEGQALILHKNKAYWEKDSTGKNLPYLDAVKVSFFDNKATEFLQFRQGKLSFINDIDPSFKDEILTKKGELRSKWVNQLQLNKHAYLNTEYFGILVDENNPVVRNSPLRVKAIRQAINHAINREQLILYLRNSIGFPATAGFVPGGLPSRNTEMVKGYAYDPEKARQLLRSSGLDLNQLPAIKLLTIPIYADIASYVAKQCEDVGIPVQVEVIQKSLLLEQTAKSTAGFFRGSWIADYPDAENYMAMFYSKNPAPPNYTRYKNLAFDRLYEQAIAETNDSLRYALYQQMDQLVINDAPVVPVWYDMVIHLVQPNISGFHANALNLLELRRVRVK; encoded by the coding sequence ATGCGTGCACGAAACAAGCTCACTAAACTGCTAAAATGGATAAACGGACTAATCCTCTTATTAGTGCTGGGTTGCGTGTTTGCTTGCAAACAGGCCGGTGAGCAAAACAAAAACGTCTTCAGTTACAATGAAACAACAGGCATAGCCACACTAGATCCCGCATTTGCCAAGAACCAAAGTATCATGTGGGCGGTGCATCAAGTATACAATACCCTGGTGGAAATTGATACAGGGTTGAACATACGCCCTTCTTTGGCACATTCATGGGAAATCAGTGCAGATAGAAAGGTCTATACGTTTCATCTTCGAAAAGATGTGCGGTTTCACAATGACGCTGCATTTCCAGATGGAAAGGGAAGGCTATTAACAGCAGCGGATGTTGTCTTCAGTTTGCAACGCATCATTGATCCCAAGACTGCCAGCAGTGGAGCTTGGATTTTTAATGGGCGAATTGATCCCATTGCACCATTCACCGCACTAAATGATTCTACGTTTCAGTTAAAATTACTCCGACCTTTTCAGCCAATACTTGGTATTCTCAGCATGCAGTATTGCAGCATCCTGCCCAAAGAAGCTGTAGAAAAATATGGCATTGAATTCCGTAGACATCCTGTTGGTACCGGGCCGTTTCGATTTGTGAGTTGGGAAGAGGGACAAGCACTCATCCTGCACAAGAACAAAGCCTATTGGGAAAAAGATAGTACAGGAAAAAACCTGCCTTATCTAGATGCAGTGAAAGTGAGTTTCTTCGACAATAAGGCAACGGAGTTTTTACAATTCAGACAAGGTAAATTGAGTTTTATCAATGATATTGATCCTTCCTTCAAGGATGAAATTCTCACCAAGAAAGGGGAGTTGCGCAGCAAATGGGTAAACCAGTTGCAACTCAATAAACACGCTTACCTCAACACAGAATATTTCGGCATACTGGTAGATGAAAACAATCCGGTGGTGCGTAATTCGCCTTTGCGGGTGAAAGCGATCCGACAAGCCATTAACCATGCCATCAACAGAGAACAATTGATTTTATACCTACGCAATTCCATTGGTTTTCCTGCAACAGCTGGATTTGTGCCGGGCGGATTACCCTCACGCAATACAGAAATGGTGAAAGGCTATGCTTATGATCCGGAGAAAGCCAGACAGTTGTTACGCAGCAGTGGTTTGGATTTGAATCAACTGCCTGCCATCAAATTACTCACCATACCTATTTACGCAGACATTGCCAGCTATGTAGCCAAGCAATGTGAGGATGTGGGCATACCTGTTCAGGTAGAAGTCATACAGAAGAGTTTATTATTGGAGCAGACTGCTAAATCCACCGCCGGATTTTTCCGCGGCAGCTGGATTGCAGATTATCCTGATGCGGAGAATTATATGGCGATGTTTTACAGCAAGAATCCAGCGCCACCAAACTATACACGATACAAGAATCTCGCTTTTGATCGCTTGTATGAGCAAGCCATTGCTGAGACCAATGATTCTCTTCGCTATGCTTTATACCAACAAATGGATCAGCTGGTCATCAATGATGCACCTGTAGTGCCTGTTTGGTACGACATGGTGATTCACCTCGTACAACCCAATATCAGCGGCTTTCATGCCAATGCGTTGAATTTGCTGGAGTTGAGGAGAGTGAGGGTGAAATGA
- the msrA gene encoding peptide-methionine (S)-S-oxide reductase MsrA — protein MKQLFSILFSFAALVSCAQPASDKKSTAMKPIDPTKAAKFDTATFGAGCFWCVEAIFQRVKGVEQVLSGYGGGHVENPTYEQVCDKTTGHVELCRIIYDPKQVSFDDLLEIFWKTHDPTTPNRQGNDVGPQYRSVVFYHNELQRERAEYYKKELDKSGAYKAPIVTTVEPFKNFYPAENYHQNYYNDNPAQGYCYFVIKPKVEKFEKVFKDKLKKN, from the coding sequence ATGAAACAACTATTCAGCATCTTGTTTTCGTTTGCCGCACTGGTTTCCTGTGCCCAGCCAGCGAGTGATAAAAAGTCAACTGCTATGAAGCCTATCGATCCTACAAAAGCCGCCAAGTTTGATACCGCCACCTTTGGTGCCGGATGTTTTTGGTGTGTGGAAGCGATTTTCCAACGTGTAAAAGGTGTTGAACAAGTGCTCAGTGGTTATGGTGGTGGACATGTAGAAAACCCGACTTACGAGCAGGTATGTGATAAAACAACCGGTCACGTAGAATTGTGCCGCATCATCTACGACCCCAAGCAGGTGAGTTTTGATGATTTGTTGGAAATTTTCTGGAAGACCCACGATCCTACTACCCCTAATCGCCAGGGCAATGATGTTGGCCCGCAATATAGAAGCGTGGTGTTTTACCACAACGAATTACAGCGTGAGCGTGCGGAGTATTACAAAAAAGAATTGGACAAGAGTGGTGCTTACAAAGCACCTATTGTGACTACCGTTGAGCCTTTCAAGAACTTTTATCCTGCTGAAAATTATCACCAGAATTATTACAACGATAATCCTGCACAAGGCTATTGCTATTTCGTGATCAAGCCTAAGGTGGAAAAGTTTGAAAAAGTGTTTAAGGATAAGTTGAAGAAGAATTGA
- a CDS encoding DNA mismatch repair protein MutS, which yields MRLYPESALVQLEFDKIRQILQEHARTAYAKDKAHNLRIHTRKEYIETELNQTHEYKLLQQQGQNFPNDFTHPFSKELKLLGIPGAMLSAEEFMLVRRLATNMGNIFRWFDADRRSAYPALSQVIDDLYYEKVIVELIDDVLDEYGVVKDNASDDLYKIRMSLFRKRNELRRMFEKVVAKLNKAGYTADIDESFSNGRRVVAVFSEHKRQVKGIFHGESDSRKTAFIEPEETIELNNEVFSLESEEAREVNRILRELTARLSVYADLLKRYLQAAGEYDFIRAKAKLAIDMNGNLPNIVDKALIELKDAYHPLLLLYNKQSGKRTIPVTITLDEKKRILVISGPNAGGKTVSMKTIGLNQLMVQSGLLVPVSPVSQMGIFKQLFIHIGDTQSIEFELSTYSSHLLHMKHFIETANGKTLFFIDELGSGSDPNLGGAFAEVIMEELNRKHAMGIVTTHYLNLKVMANHVPGIINGAMAFDEKNLLPLYELKIGKPGSSYTFSIAERIGLPTQLIQKARNLVSEDHFKLDKLLNRTEQDLQHLSKEKKELDKLLKENARLKAEMEKVMDKERHRQQVELLKQQNRITEDRLAYLKDMERKLRQIVLDYKKTEKKEEVIKHLHGLLFKQKEQVVVNKLAKKVDSKYKELPADITIGSLVKLKKNYQVGEVKEIRGKRAIVQIGLIPMNVDLADLVRVEKVEDNTVGK from the coding sequence ATGCGGCTTTACCCGGAATCGGCATTGGTGCAATTGGAATTCGACAAAATCAGGCAAATCCTGCAGGAGCATGCCCGAACTGCCTATGCCAAGGATAAAGCCCACAACCTGCGCATCCACACCCGTAAAGAATACATTGAGACAGAGCTGAACCAAACGCATGAGTATAAATTACTCCAGCAGCAGGGACAAAACTTTCCGAATGATTTCACGCATCCTTTTTCCAAGGAATTGAAACTATTGGGTATTCCCGGCGCCATGCTCTCAGCAGAAGAGTTTATGCTGGTGCGTAGATTGGCCACCAATATGGGCAATATCTTCCGCTGGTTTGATGCAGATAGAAGATCAGCCTATCCGGCTTTATCGCAGGTAATTGACGATCTCTATTATGAGAAAGTGATCGTTGAGTTGATTGATGATGTGCTGGACGAATATGGTGTGGTGAAAGACAATGCGAGTGATGATCTATACAAGATTCGCATGAGCTTATTCCGCAAGCGGAATGAATTGCGCCGCATGTTTGAAAAAGTAGTGGCCAAACTCAATAAAGCAGGGTATACAGCAGATATTGATGAAAGCTTCAGTAATGGCAGAAGAGTGGTAGCCGTGTTTAGTGAACACAAGCGACAAGTAAAAGGGATTTTCCACGGCGAAAGTGATAGCCGAAAAACTGCTTTTATAGAACCTGAAGAAACCATTGAACTGAATAACGAAGTCTTTAGTTTGGAAAGTGAGGAAGCCAGGGAAGTCAACCGAATCTTAAGAGAACTGACAGCCCGTTTATCCGTATACGCAGATTTGCTAAAACGCTATTTGCAAGCTGCAGGTGAATATGATTTCATCAGAGCCAAGGCCAAGCTGGCGATTGACATGAATGGCAACCTGCCGAATATTGTCGACAAAGCCTTGATTGAACTCAAAGATGCCTATCATCCACTTTTGTTATTGTACAATAAGCAATCGGGCAAGCGCACCATTCCTGTAACCATCACCTTGGATGAGAAGAAAAGAATTCTGGTGATTAGCGGTCCGAACGCGGGTGGTAAGACCGTGAGCATGAAAACCATTGGTTTGAATCAACTCATGGTACAGAGTGGTTTGCTGGTACCAGTAAGCCCGGTTTCGCAGATGGGTATTTTCAAACAGTTGTTCATCCATATTGGCGATACGCAGAGCATCGAGTTTGAGTTGAGCACCTACTCCAGTCATTTGTTGCACATGAAGCACTTCATTGAAACAGCAAATGGCAAAACCTTATTCTTCATTGATGAATTGGGTAGTGGTTCAGATCCCAATCTGGGCGGCGCTTTCGCGGAAGTGATTATGGAAGAACTGAACAGAAAGCATGCCATGGGTATTGTTACCACGCACTACCTAAACTTGAAAGTGATGGCCAACCATGTACCGGGTATCATCAATGGTGCGATGGCATTTGATGAAAAGAATCTCTTGCCATTGTATGAACTAAAAATTGGTAAGCCAGGCAGTTCTTATACATTTTCTATTGCAGAGCGTATTGGCTTACCTACGCAACTGATTCAGAAAGCACGCAACTTAGTATCTGAAGACCATTTCAAATTAGATAAACTGCTCAATAGAACAGAGCAAGATTTACAGCACCTGAGCAAGGAGAAAAAAGAGCTCGACAAACTGCTGAAGGAAAATGCGCGCTTGAAAGCGGAGATGGAAAAAGTGATGGACAAAGAGCGCCATCGACAGCAGGTGGAATTACTCAAGCAACAGAACCGCATTACGGAAGACCGACTTGCTTATTTGAAAGACATGGAACGCAAACTGCGTCAAATTGTGCTGGATTATAAGAAAACGGAGAAGAAAGAAGAAGTCATCAAACACCTGCACGGGCTCTTGTTCAAGCAGAAAGAACAGGTGGTGGTGAATAAACTAGCGAAGAAGGTCGACAGCAAATACAAGGAATTACCGGCTGATATTACGATCGGCAGTTTGGTTAAACTCAAGAAAAACTACCAAGTAGGCGAGGTAAAAGAGATCCGCGGTAAGCGCGCTATTGTACAAATAGGCCTTATTCCCATGAATGTTGATTTAGCAGATTTGGTGAGGGTAGAGAAGGTGGAAGACAATACTGTAGGAAAATAA
- a CDS encoding fasciclin domain-containing protein yields MKQLKLMVMAIAALVTVNTVSAQKMGSDKKEKTVNVGGAPMYPSKNIVENAVNSKDHTTLVAAVKAAGLVETLQSAGPFTVFAPVNAAFDKLPNGTVETLLKPENKNLLTKILTYHVVAGRWDAKSIAAEIKKGGGKYTFKTVAGGMLTATMKGPKLMITDEKGGVAMIKIKDVFQSNGVIHVTDAVSMPK; encoded by the coding sequence ATGAAACAATTGAAACTGATGGTAATGGCCATCGCTGCTTTGGTAACAGTAAACACTGTAAGCGCTCAAAAAATGGGTAGCGATAAAAAAGAGAAAACAGTGAATGTGGGTGGAGCTCCCATGTATCCCTCAAAAAATATTGTAGAAAATGCAGTTAACAGTAAAGACCATACTACACTGGTAGCTGCAGTAAAGGCTGCCGGTCTCGTTGAAACGTTGCAAAGCGCAGGCCCCTTCACAGTATTTGCTCCTGTAAACGCGGCGTTTGACAAATTACCAAATGGCACGGTGGAAACATTGCTCAAACCCGAAAACAAAAATCTGCTAACAAAAATTTTGACTTACCATGTTGTAGCAGGACGTTGGGATGCAAAATCAATTGCTGCCGAGATTAAGAAGGGTGGTGGCAAGTATACGTTCAAAACAGTTGCAGGTGGCATGCTCACTGCTACAATGAAAGGCCCGAAACTCATGATTACAGATGAAAAAGGCGGTGTAGCAATGATTAAAATTAAAGACGTATTTCAAAGTAATGGTGTGATTCATGTAACAGATGCTGTTTCAATGCCTAAGTAA
- a CDS encoding cytochrome b/b6 domain-containing protein, giving the protein MQKQIIKKHKLATRWFHWINIPLLTIMIWSGILIYWANDVYEIKLFGIKLIKLFPEPVYDFLNAQYRLADGMAWHFAFMWLFTFNGLLYVFYTVISGEWRELLPNKNSFKEAWQVLLYDLRIRKKKPIQTKYNGAQRVAYTSVIMFGFGSIVTGIAIYKPVQFGGLIWLCGGYEAARLEHFILTMCYVLFFIIHLVQVVLAGWNNFRGMIAGFEVITVKEQPKPESCSQSKTNEQENFY; this is encoded by the coding sequence ATGCAAAAGCAAATTATAAAGAAACACAAATTGGCCACTAGATGGTTTCACTGGATAAATATTCCGCTCCTTACGATTATGATATGGAGTGGTATTCTTATTTACTGGGCCAATGATGTGTATGAAATCAAATTATTTGGCATAAAGCTTATCAAACTTTTTCCCGAACCTGTTTATGATTTTTTAAATGCACAGTACAGGTTAGCCGATGGCATGGCCTGGCATTTTGCATTTATGTGGCTGTTTACATTCAACGGTTTACTTTATGTTTTTTATACAGTCATTAGTGGCGAGTGGAGAGAATTGCTGCCTAATAAAAATTCATTTAAAGAAGCATGGCAAGTTCTGCTATATGATTTGCGTATCCGCAAAAAAAAACCGATACAAACAAAATACAATGGTGCACAACGTGTTGCATATACTTCCGTCATCATGTTTGGTTTTGGCTCCATAGTAACAGGTATTGCTATTTACAAACCTGTACAATTTGGTGGGCTCATCTGGCTATGCGGCGGGTATGAGGCAGCTAGATTGGAACATTTTATTCTCACAATGTGTTATGTGTTGTTCTTTATCATTCATCTTGTACAGGTGGTACTGGCAGGTTGGAACAATTTTAGAGGAATGATAGCAGGATTTGAAGTAATTACTGTAAAAGAACAACCTAAACCGGAATCTTGCTCTCAATCGAAAACAAATGAACAAGAAAACTTCTATTGA
- a CDS encoding molybdopterin-dependent oxidoreductase encodes MNKKTSIEKEIRRRTFVSFLTFFLLLGAGLIGWKWLYHQPLDGGIRGGIQEPLRKILNTNEKIFSSSFDSSKLVKEYPKSAASKKPRVNGDVGLSEDFFDANEWKLIVIKTTGDTLFVTLDEIKKLPKIDVVHNFKCIEGWSQITWWSGVRFSEFINHFGLTNEARLNYVGMMTPDEEYYVGIDMPSAMHPQTILCYELNGKPLPMNQGYPLRLIIPVKYGVKSIKRIGTMYFDNDKPADYWAERGYDYYLGL; translated from the coding sequence ATGAACAAGAAAACTTCTATTGAAAAAGAAATCCGTCGCAGAACATTTGTTTCTTTTCTAACTTTCTTTTTATTACTTGGTGCTGGCCTTATAGGATGGAAATGGCTCTACCATCAACCACTTGACGGCGGTATACGTGGCGGCATACAGGAGCCCCTGCGAAAAATCTTAAATACCAATGAAAAAATATTCAGCAGTAGTTTTGATTCTTCCAAACTTGTAAAGGAGTATCCTAAAAGTGCAGCCTCAAAAAAACCAAGAGTCAACGGCGATGTGGGATTGAGTGAAGATTTTTTTGATGCAAATGAATGGAAATTGATCGTTATCAAAACCACAGGGGATACGTTGTTTGTAACGCTGGATGAAATTAAAAAGCTCCCTAAAATTGATGTAGTACATAACTTTAAATGTATTGAAGGATGGAGCCAGATTACCTGGTGGAGCGGTGTACGTTTTTCTGAATTTATAAACCACTTTGGACTTACGAATGAAGCAAGGCTCAATTATGTGGGTATGATGACGCCTGATGAAGAATATTATGTGGGTATTGATATGCCAAGCGCAATGCATCCGCAAACGATTTTATGTTACGAGCTGAATGGTAAGCCCCTGCCTATGAATCAAGGTTATCCGCTTCGTTTGATTATTCCGGTGAAGTATGGTGTAAAAAGTATTAAACGCATTGGCACCATGTACTTTGATAATGATAAGCCTGCTGACTACTGGGCAGAAAGGGGGTATGATTATTACCTAGGATTGTAA
- a CDS encoding DUF4331 family protein, which translates to MKKSKLILGAVILVTVVTGSIIYAADHVDAPAVTGATTDITDVYAFRAQNPDNLVFVGNIQGLLSPTASATAKFDENTLVEFNIDNNGDAVEDLVIQAIPRNSKMKIFGPYKPAATGKQSTIANDQLTVEVDITKYGEAAKVATGKGVTAFAGPRDDPFFFDLDQFRKILGGTASGFNNPGTDFFKGTNVMSIVVEVPKSMLGTSNSVNIWLETKKKL; encoded by the coding sequence ATGAAAAAATCAAAACTCATTCTTGGCGCGGTTATACTTGTGACCGTTGTTACAGGCAGTATTATTTATGCTGCTGACCATGTGGATGCACCTGCTGTTACGGGCGCCACTACTGATATTACTGATGTTTATGCTTTTAGGGCCCAGAATCCTGACAATCTTGTTTTTGTTGGTAACATTCAGGGCTTACTCTCTCCTACGGCATCGGCTACTGCCAAATTTGATGAAAATACACTCGTAGAATTTAATATTGACAACAATGGCGATGCTGTTGAAGATTTAGTAATCCAGGCCATACCACGCAATAGCAAAATGAAAATCTTCGGTCCCTATAAACCTGCTGCAACGGGCAAGCAAAGTACTATAGCGAATGACCAGCTAACCGTGGAAGTTGATATCACAAAGTATGGCGAAGCTGCTAAAGTAGCTACAGGTAAAGGTGTTACTGCTTTTGCCGGCCCACGTGACGATCCCTTCTTTTTTGACCTTGATCAGTTCAGAAAAATACTGGGTGGTACTGCTTCAGGCTTTAACAACCCCGGTACTGATTTCTTTAAAGGCACTAACGTAATGAGTATTGTTGTAGAAGTTCCTAAATCTATGCTTGGTACATCAAACTCTGTAAACATCTGGCTGGAAACAAAGAAAAAACTTTAA
- a CDS encoding DUF4331 family protein, translating into MKQYKLISYNFIYFLVLSVAVLVACKNNDTPKLQENFGTYEQADQMARPAINTVFVSSAEKDAFNTTIPSQLSAQFGAKFKARLLELNPGYTTNALGMNADVFTGALVTDVLTVSKTGVTTFFDGTNVLTGRALADDVIDTELLLIFGGPNGTSNPGLTSDKVNANDKPFLTSFPYLATPH; encoded by the coding sequence ATGAAACAGTATAAATTGATTTCTTACAACTTTATTTACTTTTTAGTTCTCTCCGTTGCTGTTCTGGTCGCATGTAAAAATAATGACACACCTAAACTACAGGAAAACTTTGGCACCTATGAACAGGCAGATCAAATGGCCCGTCCCGCTATTAACACCGTGTTTGTAAGCAGCGCTGAAAAAGATGCGTTTAATACAACCATTCCTTCTCAACTGAGTGCACAGTTTGGTGCAAAATTTAAAGCCCGCTTGCTGGAGTTAAATCCTGGTTATACAACAAACGCATTGGGCATGAATGCAGATGTATTTACAGGTGCTCTGGTAACGGATGTACTCACAGTGTCTAAAACAGGAGTAACTACTTTCTTTGATGGTACTAATGTTTTAACCGGTCGTGCGCTGGCTGATGATGTAATTGATACAGAATTGCTTCTCATCTTTGGCGGTCCTAATGGCACTTCCAATCCGGGGCTTACCAGCGATAAGGTAAATGCAAATGATAAACCTTTTCTTACCTCATTCCCTTATTTAGCAACCCCTCATTAG